The following is a genomic window from Blastocatellia bacterium.
ATGCGCTGCGGATTTATCAAGAGGCGCGTCAGCGGACGCCGAACGATGATGATCTGGAAGTCAACTACGCCGGCGCGCTGATCGCAGCCGGTCAGTACGAAGAAGCGATGAGCATCCTGCAGAGCCAGTTGAAGAAGCGCGCCACCAATCTGGAGGCGTTGTGGTATATGGCACAGGCGCTGCGGCGTTCGGGCCGGCGGTCCGAAGCAATTCGATTGTTGAAAGACGCGCTCAACGATATTGACGTAACGGAGAGTCTTGATTTTCAGCAGATGCTCGCTTCCATCTATGAAGAAACGCACCAAGTTGATGAAGCAGTCGCCGTTTATCGGAACATTTTGGATGTGATCCTCAATCCCGATGGAACGGTGTCGAAGAACTACCTTCAGATTGCCGAAGATACGCTGGCTAGAATCGGTCTTGCTTACCGACGTGCTGGCCGGCAGGCCGACGCCATCCGCGCGTTCGAGCGCATGCGGACGATCCTTGGAGCAGACAATCCACAGGCTGACTTGCTCATCTTGGATACGCTGCTGGAGGAAGAGCAATACCAGGAAGTCGTTGACAAGGCAGAGGCGTTGGCTAAGCAGTTTGAAGACAAACGAGAATTTCGATTGGTGCAAGCGCAGGCTCTGGCGCGCATGGGGCGTGTTGATCAGGCGATCAAGTTGTTGGATGGACTGCTGAGTAATTCGCTTGACGATTTGGCCGTGCTCTCTGTCAAAGCGAGCATCATTAGCGATGCGGAACGGTATCAAGAAGCCAAAGCCGTTCTGGAAGAGGGATTGCGCCGCGACCCGCGCAATACCGCCTTGTTGATTCAGTTGAGCATGGTTCAGGAGAAACTCGGCAAACCGGTTGATGCTGAAGCGACGTTGCGTGCGATTCTGGAACGTGATCCAGAAAATCAAGTCGCTTTGAATAATCTCGGCTACTACTTAGTTGAACGTGGCGAACGATTGGATGAAGCGCTCGCCCTCATTCAACGAGCCGTCAACATTGATCCAACAAACGGCGCGTACCTGGATAGCCTCGGCTGGGCTTACTTTCAAAAGGGTCGCCTCGAGGAAGCGCAGATGTACCTGGAACAAGCCCTGCGATTCGAGCCGCGCGACAGCACAATTCATGAGCATCTGGGTGATGTCTTCATGAAAAAAGGTCAACCGGATCGCGCCCGCCAAGCCTATGAGCAGGCGCTCCGTTTCGCCCGCCAACAAGCCGAACGCGAGCGCATTCGGAAGAAGCTGCAATCGCAGGGCGACCATGCAAAATAGTTGAGGATGGTCTTCAGCTTTGTTGAATTATTGGCTGATTATGTAAACGAGCGTGTGCCCGTGGAATCAAATCACCTGGCCGGCTCATCAAGTGACATGACATGAACAGTGGCATCGTCAGTCAACGTAGATGCACGCGCCGGCTCGCTCTCCTACATCAGGCGTGCCGGTGGCTCGCGGCTGGCTTATTGTTGTCAGCGGTGTGTGTTTCTATTGTCAGCTCCAGGCCTGGCTCCGACAGCACGGGCCAAGATATTGAACAGATCGAGCAGCAGGTGTTCGAGCAGGTGAATCGGCAGCGTCAAGCGTTAGGACTCCATCCTCTGCAACGGCATGATCGGCTTGACGAAGCG
Proteins encoded in this region:
- a CDS encoding tetratricopeptide repeat protein → MNRQRLGCRVWLVLIGLIASSVTVPGQSPTKPSQTEKSSQTQATPSLPSSTGESPSVEQLRTRRVQAYLLYPKAIQEATRGNMYKAIELLKQVVSLDPTAPEPHVTLGEIHYGLRNTNEARREAQLALALNPKHAGAHKLLGRIYLDEAQSSGDQDKAKLSIAEFRQVVEVDDTDTEAWQSLAELYRLTGQQNEFVNALTRWTSNDPMADRAFFELGRHYHAQRKYRLAAENYARAYELQPIPEIAVLFAQSLLAQGYTADALRIYQEARQRTPNDDDLEVNYAGALIAAGQYEEAMSILQSQLKKRATNLEALWYMAQALRRSGRRSEAIRLLKDALNDIDVTESLDFQQMLASIYEETHQVDEAVAVYRNILDVILNPDGTVSKNYLQIAEDTLARIGLAYRRAGRQADAIRAFERMRTILGADNPQADLLILDTLLEEEQYQEVVDKAEALAKQFEDKREFRLVQAQALARMGRVDQAIKLLDGLLSNSLDDLAVLSVKASIISDAERYQEAKAVLEEGLRRDPRNTALLIQLSMVQEKLGKPVDAEATLRAILERDPENQVALNNLGYYLVERGERLDEALALIQRAVNIDPTNGAYLDSLGWAYFQKGRLEEAQMYLEQALRFEPRDSTIHEHLGDVFMKKGQPDRARQAYEQALRFARQQAERERIRKKLQSQGDHAK